Proteins encoded in a region of the Paenibacillus sp. W2I17 genome:
- a CDS encoding polysaccharide deacetylase family protein: MLKVKLAKAVISLALFGTLFSIPAVPDARAADASCPNGYVGLTFDDGPSGNTTNMLNALKQAGLRATMFNVGQNAQNNKSLVNAQVAAGMWIGNHSYTHPNMTTLNSSQMSSEITRTQQTIQSITGSSPKLFRPPYGATNATLKSVVSQNGLKEVLWNVDSKDWNGASAAQIVAAVNTMKSGDVILMHDQYQTTLQAIPQIAQNLKNRGLCSGMISSTTGRAVAPDNSTTNPPSNGTKVEAENMTKGGQYTGNISSPFNGVVLYANNDLVKYTQNFATSTHNFSLRGASNNANMARVDLKIGGQTKGTFYFGGSTPAVYTLNNISHGTGNQVIELVVTADDGTWDIYIDYLEIH, from the coding sequence ATGTTGAAAGTAAAGCTTGCAAAGGCGGTAATATCTCTCGCGCTTTTCGGTACCTTGTTTTCTATTCCGGCGGTGCCCGATGCACGTGCTGCAGATGCAAGTTGTCCGAATGGTTATGTAGGTCTGACGTTTGATGATGGCCCATCTGGAAATACAACAAACATGCTTAACGCGTTGAAGCAGGCGGGCTTACGGGCAACGATGTTCAATGTTGGACAAAATGCGCAAAATAATAAATCTCTGGTTAATGCACAGGTGGCAGCTGGTATGTGGATTGGCAATCATTCCTATACACATCCAAACATGACTACATTAAACAGCTCTCAGATGTCGTCAGAGATTACACGGACACAGCAGACGATCCAGTCCATTACCGGAAGTTCACCTAAACTGTTCAGACCTCCTTACGGTGCGACAAATGCGACCTTGAAATCCGTTGTGAGCCAAAACGGCCTGAAGGAAGTACTGTGGAACGTAGATTCCAAAGACTGGAATGGTGCCAGCGCAGCCCAGATCGTGGCAGCTGTGAACACGATGAAAAGTGGTGACGTCATACTAATGCATGATCAGTACCAGACGACACTTCAGGCCATTCCGCAGATTGCACAAAATCTGAAGAATCGTGGCCTTTGCTCCGGCATGATCTCATCAACTACCGGTCGGGCAGTCGCACCCGATAATAGCACTACGAATCCCCCGAGTAACGGAACAAAAGTGGAAGCTGAGAACATGACCAAAGGTGGACAATACACCGGTAATATCAGTTCTCCTTTCAATGGTGTGGTCCTTTATGCCAACAATGATTTGGTTAAATACACTCAGAATTTTGCAACGAGCACTCATAATTTCTCGCTTCGTGGAGCTTCAAACAATGCCAACATGGCTAGAGTTGATTTGAAGATTGGCGGACAGACGAAGGGAACCTTTTATTTTGGCGGAAGCACTCCAGCGGTTTATACCTTGAATAATATCAGCCATGGGACGGGAAATCAGGTCATTGAATTGGTTGTAACAGCCGATGACGGGACATGGGATATATATATCGATTACTTGGAAATACATTAA
- the yjfF gene encoding galactofuranose ABC transporter, permease protein YjfF: MFLNRKYLPVFVTFGLLVVMFAIGSFRYTGFFSTQVLLNLLIDNAFLIITAIGMTFVIVSGGIDLSVGSVIALTTIISASLVEKQGWSPAIVIPMVLVMGALFGTVMGAIIHYFKIQPFIVTLAGMFLARGLCYVISLDTITITNPFYTQVAQAKISLPGGSFVSINVIIALVIVLLAIYLAHYTRFGRNVYAIGGSEQSALLMGLPVARTKILVYTFSGLCSALAGVVFTFYMLSGYGLHAMGLELDTIAAVVIGGTLLTGGVGYVAGTFIGVLIQGAIQTIISFEGTLSSWWTKIVIGLMLFVFILFQRLLSGRRVSSKSLH; this comes from the coding sequence ATGTTTCTTAATCGTAAGTATCTCCCGGTCTTTGTCACTTTCGGCTTGCTGGTCGTGATGTTTGCCATAGGCTCTTTCCGATATACGGGGTTCTTTTCCACCCAGGTGCTGCTTAATCTTCTCATTGATAACGCATTTCTGATTATCACGGCGATTGGCATGACTTTTGTGATTGTATCAGGAGGAATCGACCTGTCGGTAGGCTCTGTCATTGCGCTGACGACCATCATTAGCGCAAGTCTGGTCGAGAAGCAAGGGTGGTCGCCTGCGATTGTTATACCTATGGTGCTTGTCATGGGTGCGCTCTTTGGCACAGTCATGGGGGCTATCATCCACTATTTCAAAATCCAGCCCTTCATCGTGACATTGGCAGGCATGTTTTTGGCGCGGGGGCTGTGTTATGTCATCAGTCTCGACACCATTACCATTACGAATCCATTTTACACACAGGTTGCACAGGCGAAAATTTCCTTGCCAGGGGGCAGCTTTGTCTCCATTAATGTGATAATTGCACTGGTTATTGTACTGCTCGCGATCTACCTGGCACATTACACCCGGTTTGGGCGCAACGTTTACGCCATCGGCGGAAGCGAGCAATCCGCGCTGCTTATGGGACTGCCAGTTGCACGTACCAAAATCCTGGTGTACACGTTCAGCGGTTTGTGTTCCGCGCTTGCCGGTGTTGTCTTTACCTTTTATATGTTATCCGGTTATGGATTACACGCCATGGGTCTTGAACTCGATACCATCGCCGCTGTTGTAATAGGAGGCACCTTGTTAACAGGTGGTGTGGGGTATGTGGCGGGAACCTTTATTGGTGTATTGATCCAGGGGGCTATCCAAACTATAATTAGCTTCGAAGGTACGCTCAGCTCATGGTGGACCAAGATTGTAATTGGCCTGATGCTGTTTGTTTTTATATTGTTCCAGCGACTTCTTAGCGGGCGGCGAGTATCCTCGAAATCACTGCATTAA
- a CDS encoding GNAT family N-acetyltransferase yields MNIKIQPVTRENWEEALKISLYEHQLSLVPSVIEGIAYAYIKPWDEAFDPYVLEIDGKVFGFFYLSYTPDSTDNYWIGGFQIDQSYQGKGMGKRAIRAILDYITKQHPLCKVISLTVERNNEIAQNLYKSMSFFSENRTNLDDEVIYRLEIK; encoded by the coding sequence GTGAATATAAAGATACAACCAGTCACACGAGAGAATTGGGAAGAGGCGCTGAAGATCTCTTTGTATGAACACCAATTGTCATTAGTTCCATCTGTTATTGAGGGGATCGCTTACGCCTATATAAAACCGTGGGATGAAGCATTTGATCCTTACGTACTTGAGATTGATGGGAAGGTATTTGGTTTCTTTTATCTAAGTTATACGCCAGATAGTACAGATAATTACTGGATTGGTGGTTTTCAAATCGATCAATCCTATCAAGGCAAAGGAATGGGAAAGCGCGCTATAAGAGCCATTCTAGATTACATTACAAAACAGCATCCGTTGTGCAAGGTTATTTCATTAACGGTTGAACGGAATAATGAAATAGCACAGAATTTGTATAAGAGCATGTCCTTCTTTAGTGAGAACAGAACCAATTTAGATGATGAAGTGATCTACAGGTTGGAAATAAAATGA
- a CDS encoding ABC transporter substrate-binding protein: protein MRRHVNWLCLFILLLLVGCTTPESESVPPPISSNNFETLPSVEEWMESAVARDTSTKPIVLGFSQLGRESAWRLANSTSIRNAAAESGISLVIKNAEQSQTKQFEAVRSFIRQKVDVIAIAPVVESGWDGILQEARDAGIPVIIVDRSVDVKDTSLFVTTIGSDFYEEGVKAGKYIQDRMRNHPGLIRIAELQGTSGSTPSIQRGEGFRSIFDTRADIIFSQSAPADFTEDNGKQVMKEFLQVPEDKRPQVLFAHNDEMAFGAIQAIEEVGLKPGEDIIIVSVDGSHKALEILASGKINAVVECNPLLGPQLMQATKEIIAGRTLPKRMVPPEDIFTQESARREMYNRRF, encoded by the coding sequence GTGAGAAGACATGTGAACTGGTTGTGTTTGTTCATTCTACTGCTGCTTGTCGGCTGCACAACCCCTGAGTCTGAATCTGTTCCTCCTCCCATCTCGTCTAACAACTTCGAAACTCTTCCCTCCGTTGAGGAATGGATGGAATCAGCGGTAGCAAGGGATACCTCTACGAAACCGATTGTCTTGGGTTTTTCACAACTGGGCAGAGAGAGTGCCTGGCGTCTGGCAAACTCCACGTCTATTCGGAATGCTGCGGCTGAATCGGGAATCTCCCTTGTAATAAAAAATGCAGAGCAGTCTCAGACGAAACAGTTCGAGGCTGTTCGGTCGTTCATCAGGCAAAAGGTGGATGTCATTGCCATTGCACCTGTCGTGGAATCGGGCTGGGATGGTATTCTTCAGGAGGCCAGGGATGCAGGTATACCCGTGATTATCGTAGACCGGTCAGTTGATGTCAAAGACACTTCACTTTTTGTGACAACGATTGGATCGGACTTTTATGAGGAAGGTGTGAAGGCCGGAAAGTACATTCAGGATCGGATGCGAAATCATCCGGGTTTGATACGAATTGCCGAACTGCAAGGCACGAGTGGTTCTACACCCTCCATCCAGCGTGGTGAGGGCTTTAGAAGCATTTTCGACACCAGAGCAGATATCATCTTCTCACAAAGTGCTCCTGCCGATTTTACGGAGGACAACGGGAAACAAGTGATGAAAGAATTCCTTCAGGTCCCGGAAGACAAACGGCCGCAGGTTCTTTTTGCCCATAATGATGAAATGGCTTTTGGCGCCATACAAGCGATAGAAGAAGTTGGGCTGAAGCCGGGAGAAGACATTATCATTGTCTCGGTGGACGGCTCCCACAAAGCACTTGAAATTCTGGCGAGTGGGAAAATCAACGCTGTGGTGGAATGTAACCCGCTGCTTGGTCCTCAGCTTATGCAGGCTACAAAAGAAATTATTGCAGGGCGTACACTCCCGAAGCGCATGGTGCCCCCGGAGGACATTTTTACACAGGAGAGTGCTAGACGGGAGATGTACAACAGACGATTCTAG
- a CDS encoding NIPSNAP family protein, producing the protein MIYRRKTYIIATSFVEEFNALFNDILLPSQLKYGSRLIGRWHTPIDDETSEIFAMWEYDTFEQYEEIEKKIKSDTQHVKRVQARFDQIGRHRYKEVFREEIGQAFFTSTVDRGKTILK; encoded by the coding sequence ATGATATATAGGAGAAAAACCTATATTATTGCGACTTCTTTTGTAGAAGAGTTTAATGCTCTATTTAATGATATTTTGCTGCCATCTCAATTGAAATACGGATCAAGACTTATTGGGAGATGGCACACACCAATCGATGATGAAACAAGCGAAATTTTTGCGATGTGGGAATACGATACCTTTGAACAATACGAAGAGATTGAGAAAAAGATAAAATCAGATACACAACACGTAAAGCGAGTTCAAGCCCGTTTTGATCAGATTGGAAGACATCGGTATAAAGAAGTATTTCGAGAAGAGATTGGGCAAGCGTTTTTCACATCGACAGTAGATCGCGGAAAAACGATTTTGAAGTGA
- a CDS encoding DUF952 domain-containing protein, whose protein sequence is MGSRVDQWDSKIKSKVVWEDLYNEGRQYPHIYGELNLDAVFHTYVEENELKRMEPN, encoded by the coding sequence GTGGGAAGCCGCGTTGATCAATGGGATTCTAAAATAAAGTCCAAAGTTGTATGGGAAGATCTGTATAATGAAGGCAGGCAATATCCTCATATTTACGGTGAGTTAAATCTAGACGCGGTATTTCATACATATGTTGAAGAAAATGAACTGAAAAGGATGGAACCTAATTGA
- a CDS encoding GNAT family N-acetyltransferase yields METERLIFRKYTKNDFDLLFEMTREPNMMKFIRHGGPWTKEETMQSLEKFINWNKDDKGLFLAFNKEDNKLIGTSGLIPQIIEGNDELEVGYWVIEQYWGMGYGYEQAKAWKEYGIDHLKQKRLISLIQHGNVGSMKVAQKNGMRHEKDVDIIGKNVAVYSIEVK; encoded by the coding sequence ATGGAGACAGAACGACTTATATTTCGGAAATATACTAAAAATGATTTTGATTTACTTTTTGAGATGACACGTGAGCCGAATATGATGAAATTTATAAGACATGGAGGACCTTGGACCAAGGAAGAAACCATGCAAAGCCTGGAAAAGTTCATCAACTGGAATAAAGACGATAAAGGGCTGTTCCTCGCATTTAATAAAGAGGATAACAAGTTAATTGGAACCTCCGGACTGATTCCTCAAATCATTGAAGGCAATGATGAGCTTGAAGTTGGTTACTGGGTTATAGAGCAATACTGGGGAATGGGTTACGGATATGAACAAGCAAAAGCGTGGAAAGAATATGGCATCGATCACTTGAAGCAGAAAAGATTAATATCTTTAATTCAACATGGCAATGTGGGTTCTATGAAAGTCGCGCAAAAGAATGGCATGAGACACGAGAAGGACGTAGATATAATTGGGAAAAATGTAGCAGTATACTCGATTGAGGTGAAGTGA
- a CDS encoding AAA family ATPase, with protein sequence MERFGSGKTSAAEALQPLIANSMIYDPEEIGYMLRKLLPENCREERERTDDFQDIDLWKILTVKTAKEVKQKYNKHLIIPMTIYKEENFHYIYKGLKEIDQDIHHFCLTATEETIYHRLAKRGDEYGGWQYQQAPKCVEAFKDEQFQTRIITDHLETSEIIELILRKVLSK encoded by the coding sequence ATGGAGCGTTTTGGTTCGGGAAAAACTTCTGCAGCAGAAGCACTTCAGCCCTTAATTGCAAACAGCATGATCTACGATCCTGAAGAAATAGGTTATATGCTCAGAAAACTTCTTCCGGAGAATTGTAGAGAGGAAAGGGAACGTACGGATGATTTTCAAGATATCGATCTATGGAAAATTCTAACCGTAAAGACGGCTAAAGAAGTAAAGCAGAAATACAACAAACACTTAATTATCCCCATGACCATCTATAAAGAGGAAAACTTTCATTACATCTATAAAGGGTTGAAAGAGATCGATCAGGACATTCATCATTTTTGCCTTACGGCTACAGAAGAGACGATTTATCATCGTTTGGCTAAACGCGGAGATGAATATGGAGGCTGGCAGTATCAACAAGCACCAAAGTGTGTTGAAGCTTTCAAGGATGAACAATTTCAAACTCGCATTATTACCGATCATCTGGAGACTAGTGAAATCATAGAACTCATATTGAGGAAGGTCCTATCCAAATAA
- a CDS encoding alpha/beta fold hydrolase, which translates to MRKKIRKTLKYSIFSIILMVIVALIFPTWTPKIKGENSISMLEQVEINGTGHEVMIRGVDRTNPILIFVHGGPGCSEIPYVRKYQKELEQHFTVVHYDQRGSGKSYHFFEDYSNLTTDVLVDDLLALRDYVSKELGQEKVILIGHSFGTYIGMKAAAKAPTQFHAYIGIGQMANTLQSELESLEYTYEQAKQASNAEDVKKLELIRSSIEQGKELTPRILLQKYGGAARLIHKNRDYISGFLFNPEYNGLDMIRFYTGMFSSQDILLKEAFDQNLPEIVDHLTTANAARDYFDVLDAPIKDFIVFNESAHYPQFEEKEKFVKWLNELF; encoded by the coding sequence ATGCGCAAAAAAATACGTAAAACACTCAAGTACAGCATATTCAGTATTATTTTAATGGTTATAGTAGCTCTGATATTTCCCACATGGACACCGAAAATTAAAGGTGAAAACAGCATCAGCATGTTAGAGCAGGTCGAAATTAACGGTACAGGACATGAAGTCATGATCAGGGGTGTTGATCGGACTAACCCTATCCTGATTTTTGTGCATGGCGGGCCGGGATGCTCAGAGATTCCATACGTAAGGAAGTATCAGAAAGAACTTGAGCAACACTTCACGGTGGTGCATTACGATCAACGTGGGAGTGGGAAGTCCTATCACTTTTTTGAGGATTACTCGAATCTGACAACAGATGTATTAGTAGATGATTTGTTAGCGTTAAGGGATTATGTATCTAAGGAGTTAGGTCAAGAGAAGGTTATATTAATTGGTCATTCATTTGGTACATACATCGGGATGAAAGCTGCGGCTAAAGCACCTACTCAGTTTCACGCTTATATAGGCATTGGACAGATGGCTAATACACTTCAGAGCGAACTGGAAAGTTTGGAGTACACGTACGAGCAAGCGAAACAAGCCAGTAATGCAGAGGATGTTAAAAAACTGGAGCTAATTCGCAGCTCGATCGAGCAAGGAAAGGAACTTACGCCTAGAATTTTGTTGCAAAAGTACGGTGGTGCAGCCAGACTCATCCATAAGAATAGAGATTATATTTCAGGATTCCTTTTTAATCCCGAATATAATGGGTTGGATATGATTCGCTTTTATACAGGGATGTTCAGTTCACAAGACATCTTACTGAAGGAAGCATTTGATCAAAATTTACCCGAAATTGTTGATCATCTGACCACTGCGAATGCAGCACGTGATTATTTTGACGTATTGGATGCACCGATCAAAGACTTCATTGTATTCAACGAGTCAGCGCATTACCCACAGTTTGAGGAGAAAGAAAAATTCGTAAAGTGGTTAAATGAGCTATTTTAA
- a CDS encoding GNAT family N-acetyltransferase, translating to MSRIYGERIVLREYQDSDVDYIKQWVNDPEITGTLSDNFLYPHSSYETEVFFRTMVEGKSSNKSFIIGLKDTLDYIGQIDLYKIDYKNRFACLAIVIGRKEFLGKGYGSEAIRLLQKFVFEELNLNRLELEVYEYNEIAYKCYLKCGFKEEGRYRKKIYKKGKYWDSVCMSILKTEYEQLV from the coding sequence ATGTCTCGTATTTATGGAGAGCGAATTGTGTTAAGAGAATACCAGGATTCTGATGTGGATTACATCAAACAATGGGTGAACGACCCGGAAATCACAGGGACATTATCAGATAATTTTCTGTATCCTCATTCGAGTTATGAGACGGAAGTCTTTTTCAGGACAATGGTTGAAGGCAAGTCTTCAAATAAAAGTTTTATTATCGGGTTAAAGGATACGCTAGATTATATAGGTCAGATTGATTTGTACAAAATTGATTATAAAAACCGCTTTGCATGTTTAGCAATTGTAATAGGGAGAAAAGAATTTTTAGGTAAAGGTTATGGGAGTGAAGCAATCCGTTTACTACAGAAGTTTGTCTTCGAAGAGCTAAATTTAAACAGATTAGAACTTGAAGTGTACGAGTATAATGAAATTGCTTACAAATGTTATTTAAAATGTGGCTTTAAAGAAGAAGGAAGATACAGAAAGAAGATATATAAAAAGGGGAAATACTGGGATAGTGTTTGCATGAGTATCTTGAAAACTGAATATGAGCAATTGGTATGA
- a CDS encoding GNAT family N-acetyltransferase, with translation MTFEEVTEQHLPEIRVIYNYYVMNTTISFHTEELDLDQIKSTVMNKDTRYKTYVILENNQMMGYVLITQYKSKQAYDICGEVTIYLKPDILGKGLGKQALRFIEKIAKEQGFHTLIATICMENTRSKSLFERNGYEQCALFKEIGYKFDRKLDIGSFQKIL, from the coding sequence GTGACTTTTGAAGAGGTAACCGAACAGCATCTCCCTGAAATTAGAGTGATTTATAACTATTATGTAATGAATACAACGATTTCGTTTCATACGGAGGAATTAGATCTTGATCAGATTAAATCCACTGTGATGAACAAGGATACGCGGTATAAAACTTACGTAATTCTTGAAAACAATCAAATGATGGGCTATGTTCTGATCACCCAATATAAGAGTAAACAGGCATATGATATTTGTGGTGAAGTCACCATATATTTAAAGCCCGATATTTTGGGAAAAGGCTTGGGGAAACAAGCACTACGTTTTATTGAGAAGATTGCAAAAGAACAAGGATTCCATACCTTAATTGCGACGATTTGCATGGAGAATACAAGAAGTAAATCATTATTTGAGAGAAATGGTTATGAACAATGTGCTCTGTTTAAAGAGATCGGATATAAATTTGATAGAAAGCTGGATATTGGAAGTTTCCAAAAGATATTGTAA
- a CDS encoding GNAT family N-acetyltransferase, translating into MSPFPELETKGLLLREIKQSDYQDIFHIFSSDEVTRFYDVESFKNTKQAEELIQRWTERFENGQVIRWGIALKSDGRVIGTCGFHGWMKQHHKAVMGYELAPEFWRQGYMTEVTQKIVEYGFKNLELNRIEAFVEPENAGSRKLLEKVGFSEEGILKEHYYWKNRFVDNVIYAFLKKEYESNGCKLTD; encoded by the coding sequence ATGAGTCCTTTTCCTGAACTTGAAACCAAAGGACTGCTGTTAAGAGAGATTAAACAGAGTGATTACCAAGACATATTTCATATTTTTTCTTCAGATGAAGTTACAAGATTCTACGATGTAGAAAGTTTTAAGAATACAAAACAAGCAGAAGAACTCATACAAAGATGGACTGAACGATTCGAGAATGGTCAGGTCATCCGCTGGGGAATTGCTTTGAAATCGGACGGTAGAGTTATTGGAACATGCGGATTTCATGGTTGGATGAAACAACATCATAAAGCTGTGATGGGATATGAGTTAGCACCGGAGTTCTGGCGGCAGGGTTACATGACCGAGGTAACTCAGAAAATCGTTGAATATGGATTCAAGAACCTTGAATTAAACAGAATTGAAGCATTTGTAGAGCCAGAGAACGCGGGATCAAGAAAGTTGCTTGAGAAAGTTGGTTTCAGTGAAGAAGGAATATTGAAAGAACATTATTATTGGAAAAATCGATTTGTTGATAATGTTATCTATGCATTTTTGAAGAAAGAATATGAGTCCAACGGATGTAAGCTAACAGACTGA
- a CDS encoding GNAT family N-acetyltransferase produces MITYRTLTLDDVNQLQEIDRSEHIDLIYEMRGNRLVELEQNHECSNWDEKLLKEIQHRYVYELEQGGMAYGALADDQLIGFGVLAHQYRGKERNQLQVDLMYVSREYRRQGIGKRILNELGEEAKKRGAQYLYISSTETKSAVSFYRSQGSQIASEIDQELYDKEPKDIHMIKELGP; encoded by the coding sequence ATGATAACGTATAGAACGTTGACCCTTGATGATGTGAACCAGCTGCAGGAAATAGATCGCTCGGAACATATTGATCTCATCTATGAAATGAGAGGGAACCGATTGGTTGAGCTTGAACAAAATCATGAGTGCTCAAACTGGGATGAGAAGCTTTTGAAGGAGATTCAACATCGATATGTGTACGAATTAGAACAAGGTGGCATGGCATATGGCGCGTTAGCTGACGATCAATTAATCGGATTTGGTGTGCTGGCACATCAATATAGAGGAAAAGAACGAAATCAATTACAAGTTGACTTGATGTATGTCTCACGTGAGTACAGAAGACAAGGTATTGGAAAACGTATTCTAAACGAGTTAGGTGAAGAGGCTAAGAAACGTGGTGCACAGTATCTGTATATCTCCTCCACAGAGACGAAATCAGCGGTATCCTTTTATAGAAGTCAGGGCAGTCAGATTGCAAGCGAGATTGATCAAGAACTTTATGACAAAGAGCCGAAAGATATACACATGATAAAGGAGCTGGGCCCATGA
- a CDS encoding methyltransferase domain-containing protein: MSDYSWDDQIEYLRNTRWLYYNDDYLEFLVQRVWKIENSVDIIDYGCGYGYLGLKLLPLLPEGSTYTGLDKGEELIKQAKEIFSKTSYQTTFIVDDIATVQVKRQYDIAISHAFLLHMTEPITILQKMIDSVVHEGRMICFEPHWIANMSNYELHGLEQSKIIQLGILQKLFEEDAEQSGKDGNIGMKIPILLSQLGLRNVECRVSDKVNFLDQHMADSDKEKLFHALKEEGLGQESNAKHEVVTQLMERGLNSEEANREYEAESLFAKEFNENSWLTYAPNMKITSGIVTR, from the coding sequence TTGTCTGATTACTCTTGGGATGACCAAATTGAATATCTGAGAAATACGCGGTGGCTATATTATAACGATGATTATCTTGAGTTTTTGGTTCAACGTGTATGGAAGATTGAAAATTCAGTAGATATTATCGACTATGGATGTGGATATGGGTATCTTGGATTGAAGTTGCTTCCTTTATTACCGGAAGGATCAACCTATACCGGATTAGACAAGGGTGAGGAATTGATTAAGCAGGCCAAAGAGATTTTCTCAAAGACCTCTTATCAAACGACTTTTATAGTAGATGACATTGCAACGGTGCAAGTGAAACGTCAATACGATATTGCGATAAGTCATGCCTTCTTATTACATATGACAGAGCCTATCACCATTCTTCAGAAGATGATCGACAGTGTAGTACATGAGGGTAGAATGATATGCTTTGAACCTCATTGGATCGCTAATATGTCAAACTATGAATTACATGGACTTGAACAATCCAAGATTATTCAGCTAGGTATTCTCCAAAAATTGTTCGAGGAGGATGCCGAACAAAGTGGTAAAGATGGAAATATTGGTATGAAGATTCCAATCCTGCTTAGCCAACTTGGTTTGAGAAATGTAGAATGCCGGGTGAGTGACAAGGTTAACTTCTTAGATCAACACATGGCAGATTCCGATAAGGAAAAGCTTTTTCATGCATTAAAAGAAGAAGGACTGGGACAGGAATCGAATGCGAAACATGAAGTTGTTACTCAATTGATGGAAAGAGGACTGAATTCAGAAGAAGCGAATAGAGAATATGAAGCAGAGAGTTTATTTGCTAAGGAGTTTAATGAGAACTCATGGTTAACCTATGCTCCGAACATGAAAATTACATCGGGAATCGTGACGAGATAG
- a CDS encoding AAA family ATPase — MSKNLYILSGPPGVGKSTTSKLLVQTLDKSAYISGDAVSHFPVKGRGKPWLDKDTNDLTWKNISSLVKNLLDYKYDVVLDYVAFPEDIDGLMTELEDYHVRIIYVVLMVDRQTIIRRDRLRAEEYQMKERSIILLDVFENHPDLRVDNKLYTNHFTEAQLPEIVSGIINNEKYRVK, encoded by the coding sequence ATGAGTAAAAATCTATATATTTTATCTGGCCCCCCTGGAGTAGGGAAATCTACAACTTCAAAGCTGCTAGTTCAGACTTTAGATAAAAGTGCGTATATTTCAGGAGATGCGGTTAGTCACTTTCCGGTCAAAGGGCGAGGTAAACCCTGGCTTGATAAGGATACAAATGACTTAACTTGGAAAAATATATCTAGTCTAGTGAAAAACCTATTGGATTATAAATACGATGTAGTTCTGGATTATGTGGCCTTTCCGGAAGACATTGATGGATTAATGACAGAATTGGAAGACTATCATGTTCGCATAATCTATGTTGTATTAATGGTTGATCGTCAAACCATTATTCGTAGAGACCGCCTAAGAGCAGAAGAATATCAAATGAAAGAAAGAAGTATAATTCTGCTGGATGTGTTTGAAAATCATCCGGATCTGAGAGTAGATAACAAGCTGTATACTAATCATTTTACAGAAGCACAACTACCTGAAATAGTAAGTGGAATTATAAATAATGAGAAATATCGAGTGAAATAA
- a CDS encoding NUDIX domain-containing protein, with protein sequence MSHWFDLDELDPELIKFAVMIAKYNNKFIIIKNRKRGGWEIPGGNKEIGETILHTASRELYEETGAVRFELTPYGIFEWNGSFGMVSYAEVKLLESLPESEIDEIKLVDVLPEGMNFGDMFYRFSDRWDGLGNHKFKKYTIEINHLNELPVIKIS encoded by the coding sequence ATGAGCCACTGGTTTGATCTAGATGAACTTGATCCAGAGTTAATCAAATTTGCAGTTATGATCGCTAAATACAATAATAAATTCATCATTATAAAAAATAGGAAAAGAGGAGGTTGGGAGATCCCCGGAGGCAACAAAGAAATAGGGGAAACAATTTTACACACGGCAAGTCGAGAACTCTATGAAGAGACAGGGGCAGTACGCTTTGAATTAACACCTTATGGAATATTTGAATGGAATGGGAGCTTTGGTATGGTCTCTTATGCTGAGGTTAAATTGCTGGAGAGCTTACCGGAGTCTGAAATCGATGAAATAAAGCTTGTGGATGTATTACCTGAAGGTATGAACTTCGGAGATATGTTTTATCGTTTCTCAGACAGATGGGATGGACTTGGGAACCATAAGTTTAAGAAATACACTATCGAAATAAATCATTTGAATGAGTTACCAGTAATTAAAATAAGCTGA